A single genomic interval of Lathyrus oleraceus cultivar Zhongwan6 chromosome 7, CAAS_Psat_ZW6_1.0, whole genome shotgun sequence harbors:
- the LOC127102872 gene encoding uncharacterized protein LOC127102872, which translates to MGSNQKSTYSFKFRNPKLGLIKGLISDDFQLAPTLEEFSHIADIVIKDEFPYTGLGEFPTHQQIGSSIHLDKAEVKVNLGPKGDTLGFTLKFLVGKASDFKSKEDWVAFDGVLALILCGIVLFPNIDDFVDMSVIRIFLLKNPIPILLADVYHSIHWRNEKKGGMIQCCAPLLYKWFLSHLPSKRPFVQNKDNLKWSQKIMSLIANDITWYSRVYDDVDIIVKCGNFHNVPLIGTRGCINYNPELAIRQLGFPMDDKPEDKLLEGFLLGEGVKDFDLVKRIGRAWTKVRREGKRERGKKNCIARGPYTSWIQAKASQDKLTYPFEPPMHTNLPEPTHVTMEEAKELKVVIQRLGKENEELRLNLLRITEERDNHKWELGRKKTKLQANVERTDKEEYKRKRVKHGLDQADNYLNTVKSQLKKDERDCHEKEK; encoded by the exons ATGGGTAGCAATCAGAAAAGTACTTATTCATTCAAGTTCAGGAATCCAAAGCTAGGATTGATTAAGGGATTGATCTCAGAT GACTTCCAATTGGCACCAACACTGGAAGAGTTCTCGCATATAGCAGACATTGTTATCAAGGATGAATTCCCTTACACCGGTCTAGGGGAATTTCCTACACATCAACAAATAGGTTCATCTATACATCTAGATAAAGCGGAAGTGAAAGTTAATCTTGGACCAAAAGGAGACACTTTGGGCTTCACTTTGAAGTTCTTAGTGGGAAAAGCTTCAGATTTCAAAAGTAAAGAAGATTGGGTCGCTTTCGATGGTGTGTTAGCCTTGATACTCTgtgggattgtcttgttcccgaacATTGATGACTTCGTGGACATGAGTGTTATACGCATTTTCTTGCTCAAGAATCCCATTCCCATCTTGCTTGCAGATGTTTATCACTCCATCCATTGGAGAAATGAGAAGAAGGGGGGGATGATCCAGTGTTGCGCTCCTTTACTGTATAAATGGTTCTTATCTCACTTACCAAGCAAAAGGCCTTTTGTTCAGAACAAGGATAACCTCAAGTGGTCTCAAAAAATCATGTCTCTCATTGCCAATGACATCACCTGGTACTCTCGTGTTTATGATGATGTGGACATAATTGTCAAATGTGGCAACTTCcataatgtgccactcataggaactcgaggttgcatcaattacaaccctgAGCTTGCTATACGGCAACTTGGGTTTCCTATGGATGACAAACCAGAAGACAAGTTGTTAGAAGGTTTCTTGCTGGGAGAAGGAGTGAAGGACTTTGATCTGGTGAAGAGGATAGGTCGTGCCTGGACTAAAGTTCGTAGAGAAGGAAAAAGGGAGCGTGGAAAGAAGAATTGTATAGCTAGAGGGCCATATACGAGTTGGATCCAAGCCAAAGCTTCTCAAGACAAACTAACATACCCTTTTGAGCCTCCAATGCATACAAATCTTCCAGAACCTACTCACGTCACTATGGAGGAAGCTAAAGAGCTCAAAGTTGTCATCCAAAGGTTGGgaaaagagaatgaagagctacGGTTGAACCTTCTCCGGATTACTGAAGAAAGGGATAATCATAAGTGGGAGCTTGGGCGGAAGAAAACAAAACTTCAAGCAAATGTGGAAAGGACTGACAAGGAGGAATATAAGAGAAAAAGAGTCAAGCATGGGTTAGATCAGGCTGACAACTACTTGAATACCGTCAAAAGCCAACTGAAAAAGGATGAGAGGGATTGTCATGAGAAAGAGAAATAG